The Nitrospirota bacterium genome has a segment encoding these proteins:
- a CDS encoding DUF433 domain-containing protein, which produces MVERITINPQICHGQACIKGTRIPVHQILHMLANGDTIEDLIKEYPSLKHEDILACIEYAASLTEDQVIPDEVVV; this is translated from the coding sequence ATGGTTGAACGCATAACAATTAATCCGCAGATTTGTCATGGACAGGCATGTATCAAAGGGACACGTATCCCTGTTCACCAGATTTTGCATATGTTAGCGAATGGAGATACTATTGAAGATCTCATTAAGGAATATCCTTCTCTTAAACATGAAGATATCCTCGCCTGTATTGAATATGCTGCTTCGCTGACAGAAGATCAGGTCATTCCGGACGAAGTAGTTGTATGA
- a CDS encoding FRG domain-containing protein encodes MKETKVVQQMTKITELKVERWKEIRHIFEMFSYKWVFRGQRESTWQLSTPFKRIVDGFNFGRNGNGRKNHLKKLELDILKNFKARAHHYLNNLPNDNNYLEWFSLLIHHGAPSRFLNWTRSPYVASYFALEDTTKDSKKTNGEIDWSADNKSCAVWALNLEWCEKEAFKTLRKWMKNKNVFIFNRLKDVIFNNDIPFVVPVKPSRLNERITIQQGILLCVGNSESNMEDNLKGYSNIKNNIIKIIIPKAVWIDGLMELNRMNINRATLFPGIDGFAESLGKTSIPTYWYEQHSHIPKNQQDGLSRFLGCNRTFYITTPNVSGMLHDMTKPFNDRDINIESIIQTQLSHSQQWVFDVQLKKKYNNSKAIKLIKFELDPIACKEENISSKLCGKYRCKEAFCKEKIFEGVENRNRKT; translated from the coding sequence TTGAAAGAAACAAAGGTGGTGCAACAAATGACAAAAATAACAGAGTTAAAAGTTGAGCGTTGGAAAGAAATAAGACATATATTTGAGATGTTCAGTTATAAATGGGTTTTCCGAGGCCAGCGCGAAAGCACATGGCAGTTAAGCACTCCGTTCAAAAGAATTGTAGATGGTTTTAATTTTGGGAGAAATGGTAATGGCAGGAAAAATCACTTAAAAAAACTAGAACTTGATATTTTAAAAAATTTTAAGGCACGTGCCCACCATTATCTAAATAATCTTCCAAATGATAATAATTATTTGGAGTGGTTTTCTTTACTGATACACCATGGTGCTCCGAGCAGGTTTTTAAACTGGACAAGATCACCATACGTAGCAAGTTATTTTGCTCTTGAAGATACTACTAAAGATTCAAAAAAAACGAACGGTGAAATAGACTGGTCTGCCGATAATAAGAGCTGTGCTGTCTGGGCATTAAATCTGGAATGGTGTGAAAAAGAGGCATTTAAAACTTTAAGAAAGTGGATGAAGAATAAAAATGTCTTTATTTTTAATCGTCTTAAGGATGTTATTTTTAATAACGATATCCCATTTGTTGTGCCTGTTAAGCCATCACGACTAAATGAAAGAATAACAATTCAACAGGGTATTTTATTGTGTGTTGGTAATTCAGAATCTAATATGGAGGACAATTTAAAAGGATATAGCAATATTAAGAATAATATAATAAAAATAATAATTCCAAAAGCTGTATGGATAGACGGCTTAATGGAACTGAACAGAATGAATATCAATAGAGCCACTTTATTCCCTGGAATTGATGGTTTTGCAGAATCTTTAGGCAAGACATCTATCCCCACATATTGGTATGAACAACATTCACATATTCCAAAGAACCAGCAGGATGGTTTATCACGATTTTTAGGATGTAACCGTACATTTTATATTACCACACCAAATGTCTCGGGTATGTTACATGATATGACAAAGCCTTTTAATGATAGAGACATAAATATCGAATCTATAATACAAACTCAGTTGTCTCATTCACAGCAATGGGTTTTTGATGTACAATTGAAGAAAAAATATAATAATTCTAAAGCCATTAAGCTCATTAAATTTGAATTAGATCCAATTGCATGCAAAGAAGAAAATATAAGTTCTAAATTATGTGGTAAATACAGATGCAAGGAAGCGTTTTGCAAAGAAAAAATTTTTGAAGGGGTAGAAAACAGAAACAGGAAAACTTAA